One part of the Chitinivibrionales bacterium genome encodes these proteins:
- a CDS encoding cyclic nucleotide-binding domain-containing protein, with protein MDNPLWSPFRFLGGRDNIPGLLACIPAFDGFLKNELRIVEQMLHQRQYKKGETVFNEGEPGAGMYIVKSGEVEITRKMGNGAELALALVKEQGFFGELALLDEIPRSASARAVADTVLFAFSKPSLESLCRRNPRLGIKILSNLSRVICKRLVKSNDAMEQLQDRLGKQDGEDKSQESLTTHV; from the coding sequence ATGGATAACCCCCTTTGGTCTCCGTTCCGTTTTCTCGGCGGCAGGGATAACATCCCAGGACTGCTTGCCTGTATTCCCGCATTTGACGGATTTTTAAAAAACGAACTGAGGATCGTTGAACAGATGCTCCACCAGCGCCAGTACAAGAAAGGGGAGACCGTTTTCAACGAAGGCGAGCCGGGAGCGGGCATGTATATCGTGAAAAGCGGTGAAGTGGAAATCACGAGGAAGATGGGGAACGGTGCAGAGCTGGCCCTGGCCCTGGTGAAGGAGCAGGGCTTTTTCGGCGAGCTTGCCCTTCTTGATGAAATCCCACGGAGCGCATCCGCAAGGGCCGTCGCCGATACGGTTCTTTTCGCGTTTTCCAAGCCCTCGCTCGAAAGCCTTTGCCGGAGAAACCCGAGGCTGGGCATCAAAATCCTGTCGAACCTGTCGCGCGTCATCTGTAAAAGGCTCGTGAAGAGTAACGATGCAATGGAGCAGTTGCAGGACAGGCTGGGAAAACAAGACGGGGAAGATAAATCTCAGGAAAGCCTGACGACGCATGTTTAA
- a CDS encoding AI-2E family transporter has translation MFNKIKPISYYIIQFGFYGFVLLIAAGILFSFSFIFISLFASAVFAFLLEPSVNYWETRGANRVAVILVIYVLIAAGLGLLGSYLVPPLMDEMKNFAANLPSYGSMVHEMATNLQKKVNTLFPGFAFPDYYPYLKGKLFVSLKAVMASVPALASGVASLASMTLLIPFITFFLLADGYLISKSIMTIVPNRYFEMSVLLLHKIVDALKLYVRGQLIDSCAILALTTVGYAIIGLPYFLVVGLVSGLANLIPYFGPIISFCSAVFVLLITPGMFNLLSLIAVTLVFVAVQVIDGTIVYPNVVGRTVHLHPLVVILGVAVGGNIGGLVGMLIAIPVISICKVTIEVLYTYLRSYSII, from the coding sequence ATGTTTAACAAGATAAAACCGATTTCATATTACATCATCCAATTCGGCTTTTACGGCTTTGTGCTTCTTATTGCCGCCGGGATTTTATTTTCGTTCAGTTTCATCTTCATTTCGCTTTTCGCTTCGGCGGTGTTTGCCTTCCTTCTGGAGCCTTCGGTCAATTACTGGGAAACCCGGGGTGCCAACCGTGTCGCCGTCATCCTTGTCATCTATGTGCTTATCGCGGCAGGACTCGGTCTGCTCGGTTCATACCTCGTCCCGCCTCTCATGGATGAAATGAAAAATTTTGCGGCCAACCTTCCTTCCTACGGATCCATGGTTCACGAAATGGCGACAAACCTTCAAAAGAAGGTAAATACGCTGTTTCCCGGTTTTGCCTTTCCAGACTATTATCCTTATTTAAAGGGAAAACTGTTTGTTTCCCTTAAGGCGGTAATGGCATCCGTGCCCGCGCTTGCCTCGGGCGTGGCATCGCTTGCCTCGATGACGCTGCTCATTCCGTTCATTACTTTTTTCCTTTTGGCAGACGGCTATCTTATCTCGAAGAGCATCATGACCATCGTGCCGAACCGATACTTTGAGATGTCGGTGCTGCTGCTGCACAAGATCGTCGACGCGCTCAAACTGTATGTGCGCGGTCAGCTCATCGACTCGTGCGCAATCCTTGCGCTGACGACCGTGGGATATGCCATCATTGGGTTGCCCTACTTTTTGGTGGTGGGCCTCGTTTCGGGGCTGGCGAATTTAATTCCATACTTCGGGCCCATCATAAGTTTTTGCTCTGCTGTTTTCGTTCTTCTGATTACGCCGGGCATGTTCAATCTCCTGTCCCTGATTGCCGTGACTTTGGTTTTTGTTGCGGTCCAGGTGATTGATGGAACAATCGTTTATCCCAATGTTGTGGGAAGAACGGTGCACCTTCATCCGCTGGTCGTTATTCTGGGTGTTGCCGTCGGCGGGAACATAGGCGGGCTCGTCGGAATGCTTATTGCGATTCCTGTAATAAGCATCTGCAAGGTCACGATTGAGGTGTTGTACACCTATCTGAGAAGCTACTCGATCATTTGA